A stretch of Ipomoea triloba cultivar NCNSP0323 chromosome 13, ASM357664v1 DNA encodes these proteins:
- the LOC116002905 gene encoding uncharacterized RNA-binding protein C17H9.04c, translating to MSREGDWMCAACQHLNFKKRDACQRCSCPKYASASDVALYGLNKSEVLAGDWYCTAMNCGVHNYASRTTCFRCGASKVDYYGYAAAYEANAVPGWKSGDWICNRYGCGTHNYASRTECYKCKTPRDYAQDL from the exons ATGAGCCGGGAAGGGGATTGGATGTGTGCTGCATGCCAGCACCTTAACTTCAAGAAGCGCGATGCATGCCAACGATGCAGCTGCCCGAAGTATGCATCCGCGTCTGATGTGGCCTTATACGGGCTAAATAAATCGGAAGTGTTGGCTGGGGACTGGTATTGCACTGCCATGAACTGCGGGGTTCACAACTATGCCAGCCGAACGACTTGCTTCAGATGTGGCGCCTCGAAAGTGGATTATTATGGCTATGCTGCAGCATATGAGGCAAATGCTGTTCCTGGTTGGAAATCTGGTGACTGGATATGCAACAG ATATGGATGTGGTACTCACAACTATGCCAGTAGAACAGAATGCTACAAATGCAAGACGCCTCGGGATTATG CACAAGACCTGTGA